A region from the Salidesulfovibrio onnuriiensis genome encodes:
- a CDS encoding MltA domain-containing protein, producing the protein MKRVPFVMDGRSRAVLYAVLFLCVLLTGGCTAHNFWGSAEKDLPPPEENVSPRQSALFPESVVCAPRPDVKSEFKALEGNERLLRSARLDLRSQGLRSWTSLEIPVRRSLDYVLRQPPKGPAMAHGDVILTWQQVRRSLEEFLVILPRLDREPELLSQRFVWYGLDPGPVMTGYYTPEIEASLTRRPGYQYPIYGVPADLKRCTAPGGGTGYCRVEKGRTVPYYDRRALDVNRVLAGKGYEIAWAKDPIDVFYLQVEGCGRLRLPDGSVRNVLYGAKNGHRFKSLGRILYEKGLLPRGQLGKEHVRRYFRRHPKHMFQLMAENPSYVFFRLAEAPPEGAMGKPLTPMVSIATDRRLLPLGSVLAFEAEIPEEKVRNGYRAKRTVTGIGLAQDTGTAIQGAHVDYYVGEGYKVEPVASRIKTRATVYLLISKDALKNG; encoded by the coding sequence CCTGTGCGTACTGCTCACGGGCGGGTGTACCGCGCACAATTTCTGGGGCTCGGCGGAAAAGGATCTGCCGCCTCCCGAGGAAAACGTCTCCCCCCGCCAGTCGGCCCTGTTTCCCGAATCCGTGGTCTGCGCTCCCCGGCCGGACGTGAAGAGCGAGTTCAAGGCCTTGGAAGGCAATGAACGCCTGTTGCGCAGCGCCCGCCTGGACCTGCGCTCCCAGGGGCTGCGCTCCTGGACCAGCCTGGAGATTCCGGTGCGCCGGAGCCTGGATTACGTGCTGCGCCAGCCGCCCAAGGGACCGGCCATGGCCCATGGCGACGTGATCCTGACCTGGCAGCAGGTGCGCCGCAGCCTGGAGGAATTTCTGGTCATCCTGCCGCGCCTGGACCGCGAGCCCGAGCTGCTGAGCCAGCGGTTCGTCTGGTACGGCCTGGATCCGGGGCCGGTCATGACCGGTTATTACACCCCGGAGATCGAGGCCAGCCTGACTCGGCGGCCTGGCTACCAGTACCCCATCTACGGGGTGCCCGCCGACCTGAAGCGGTGCACGGCCCCGGGCGGCGGAACGGGGTACTGCCGGGTTGAAAAGGGGCGCACGGTTCCCTACTATGACCGCCGCGCCCTGGATGTGAACCGCGTACTTGCGGGCAAGGGCTATGAGATCGCCTGGGCCAAGGACCCCATAGACGTCTTTTATCTCCAGGTGGAGGGCTGCGGGCGGCTGCGGCTGCCGGACGGCAGCGTGCGCAACGTGCTTTACGGCGCCAAGAACGGGCATCGGTTCAAGAGTCTGGGCCGTATCCTGTACGAAAAGGGTTTGCTGCCGCGCGGCCAGCTGGGCAAGGAACATGTGCGCCGCTATTTCCGCAGGCATCCGAAGCACATGTTCCAGCTCATGGCCGAAAATCCCAGCTACGTATTTTTCCGGCTGGCCGAGGCCCCGCCCGAAGGGGCCATGGGCAAGCCGCTGACCCCCATGGTCTCCATCGCCACGGACCGCCGACTGCTGCCGCTGGGCAGTGTGCTGGCCTTTGAGGCCGAGATTCCGGAGGAAAAGGTCCGCAATGGGTACCGCGCCAAGCGCACGGTCACCGGCATAGGGCTGGCCCAGGATACGGGCACGGCCATTCAGGGTGCGCACGTGGACTATTACGTGGGGGAAGGCTACAAGGTGGAGCCCGTTGCATCGCGCATCAAGACACGGGCCACGGTTTATCTGCTCATCAGCAAGGATGCACTGAAAAATGGCTGA
- the gatB gene encoding Asp-tRNA(Asn)/Glu-tRNA(Gln) amidotransferase subunit GatB — protein MSRYETVIGLEVHAQLKTETKIFCNCSTKFGNEPNENVCPVCSGMPGVLPVMNAKVAEYAAKMGLATNCEINRTSVFARKNYFYPDLPKGYQISQFELPICEHGHVDINVNGEHKRIGLTRIHMEEDAGKNIHSAAENASFVDLNRTGVPLIEIVSEPDMRSSDEAVAYLKELRVILLYLGICDGNLEEGSFRCDANISIRPMGSEELGTRTELKNLNSFRNVQRAIEYEVGRQIDLVEDGEKVVQETRLYNPDKNVTASMRGKEEAHDYRYFPDPDLVPLVLEEAWVEKWRSELPELPADKKARFLDEFKLSEDDAVLIASELAVAEYFEAAVKAYGGEAKKVANWVIGELMPYLNECGAVACDCRMSPEALAKLVKLVDDGTISHKIGTTVFRDLCESGDDPEEHVKAKGMVQVSDTGALEAVVDEVLAENPDEVEAFKGGKTKLLSFFMGQVMRKTKGQANPGVVTQLINKKLS, from the coding sequence ATGTCCCGGTACGAAACCGTCATTGGCCTTGAGGTGCACGCCCAGCTCAAGACCGAAACCAAGATTTTCTGCAACTGTTCCACCAAGTTCGGCAACGAACCCAACGAGAACGTCTGCCCGGTCTGCTCGGGCATGCCCGGCGTGCTGCCGGTCATGAACGCCAAGGTGGCCGAATACGCCGCCAAGATGGGCCTGGCCACCAACTGCGAGATCAACCGCACCTCCGTGTTCGCCCGCAAGAACTATTTCTATCCGGACCTGCCCAAGGGCTACCAGATCTCCCAGTTCGAGCTGCCCATCTGCGAGCACGGCCACGTGGACATCAACGTGAACGGCGAGCACAAGCGCATCGGCCTGACGCGTATCCACATGGAAGAGGACGCGGGCAAGAACATCCATTCCGCCGCCGAGAACGCCAGCTTCGTGGACCTGAACCGCACGGGCGTGCCGCTCATCGAGATCGTTTCCGAGCCGGACATGCGCAGCTCCGACGAGGCAGTGGCCTATCTCAAGGAGCTTCGCGTCATCCTGCTCTATCTCGGCATCTGCGACGGCAACCTGGAAGAGGGCAGCTTCCGCTGCGACGCCAACATTTCCATCCGCCCCATGGGCAGCGAGGAACTGGGCACCCGCACCGAGCTCAAGAACCTCAACTCCTTCCGCAACGTGCAGCGGGCCATCGAGTACGAAGTGGGCCGCCAGATCGATCTTGTGGAGGACGGCGAGAAAGTGGTGCAGGAGACCCGGCTCTACAATCCGGACAAGAACGTCACCGCCTCCATGCGCGGCAAGGAAGAGGCGCACGACTACCGCTATTTCCCGGATCCGGACCTGGTGCCGCTGGTGCTGGAGGAGGCCTGGGTCGAAAAGTGGCGGTCCGAGCTGCCCGAGCTCCCGGCCGACAAGAAGGCGCGTTTCCTGGACGAGTTCAAGCTTTCCGAGGACGACGCCGTGCTCATCGCTTCGGAACTGGCCGTGGCCGAATATTTCGAGGCCGCGGTCAAGGCCTACGGCGGCGAAGCCAAGAAGGTGGCCAACTGGGTCATCGGCGAGCTGATGCCGTACCTGAACGAATGCGGCGCGGTCGCCTGCGACTGCAGGATGTCGCCCGAGGCGCTGGCCAAGCTGGTCAAGCTCGTGGACGACGGCACCATCTCCCACAAGATCGGCACCACGGTGTTCCGCGACCTGTGCGAGTCGGGCGACGATCCCGAGGAGCACGTCAAGGCCAAGGGCATGGTGCAGGTTTCCGACACCGGCGCATTGGAAGCCGTTGTCGATGAAGTGCTGGCCGAGAATCCGGACGAGGTCGAGGCCTTCAAGGGCGGCAAGACCAAGCTCCTGAGTTTCTTCATGGGCCAGGTCATGCGCAAGACCAAGGGCCAGGCCAACCCCGGCGTGGTTACCCAGCTCATCAACAAGAAGCTTTCGTAA
- a CDS encoding DUF4254 domain-containing protein — protein MAEITIDDIKETLADCVNHQVRSVTDWHFGEPVYENPDECPALEGIAGLRELSARLHWVNFRMWHLEDRARRRDVPEKVIAECKYAYDKLNTVRNGLAEAIDVCLLGMVCPLLPESAEDRYNTETVGCVLDRLSVMALRVFHMREQARRKDAGEDHTNTCSDLCEEVQARHDRLVRSLMELIDEYAEGRKKPEVHQYFKMYNDPEMNPELYKNK, from the coding sequence ATGGCTGAGATCACCATCGACGACATAAAAGAGACGCTCGCGGACTGCGTCAACCATCAGGTGCGGTCCGTGACGGACTGGCATTTCGGGGAGCCCGTGTACGAGAACCCGGACGAATGTCCCGCACTGGAGGGAATCGCCGGGCTGCGCGAACTTTCCGCGCGTCTGCATTGGGTCAATTTCCGCATGTGGCACCTGGAGGACCGCGCCCGCCGCAGGGACGTTCCGGAAAAGGTCATTGCCGAGTGCAAATATGCCTATGACAAGCTCAATACCGTGCGCAACGGCCTGGCCGAGGCCATAGACGTCTGTCTGCTGGGCATGGTGTGCCCGCTGTTGCCGGAATCCGCCGAGGACCGCTACAACACCGAGACTGTGGGGTGCGTTCTGGACCGCCTTTCGGTAATGGCCCTGCGGGTCTTTCACATGCGGGAGCAGGCCCGGCGCAAGGATGCCGGGGAAGATCATACCAATACCTGCTCCGATCTGTGCGAGGAAGTGCAGGCGCGGCACGACCGTCTGGTGCGCAGCCTCATGGAACTGATCGACGAGTATGCCGAGGGCCGCAAGAAGCCCGAGGTTCATCAATATTTCAAGATGTATAATGATCCGGAAATGAACCCGGAGCTGTACAAGAACAAGTAG